From the genome of Mucilaginibacter paludis DSM 18603:
TCAGGAAATTGCCTTATACATCGCCGAAAAAAAGTGCAGGGCCTTTGATGAGTTGATTGAAGATGAGGTTGTAGTTACTGCCGACACCATTGTGAGTATTGATAACCAGATATTAGGGAAACCTGAAACCCCCGAACATGCGGTAGCCATGTTGCAAACCTTGTCTGGCCGCAAACACCAGGTAATTACCGGCGTGTGTATACTGTACAAGCAGCAGTATAACTTGTTTTATGATGTATCTGATGTGCTTTTCCGGGTGATGAGCGACGAGGAAATCAATTTTTATGTAGACCGATATCAGCCCATGGATAAAGCAGGTGCCTATGGCATACAGGAATGGATTGGCTTAACCGGCATCGTTAAAATTGATGGCTCTTATACCAACGTGGTTGGCTTGCCTACCGAAAAGTTATACCAGGCTTTGGTAAAGTTGAAATAATCAAGGGAAAAATTTATAAACATCCTTCGGGATGATAAGGGAAGGATTTGCCTTTAGCATCTGGTTGCCTGTTTTTGATGTTACTTTGATTGGCCCGGTTATTTATTTAGTTTACAATAAAATAAAACCCAGCTTTGCACTTCCCCATCAATATCCACATCGGCTCGTTCAGTATCCCGGTACACCTGGTTTGCGAAACTATGGCTTACTTTTTAGGCTACCGCTATTACGCTTATCTGCGTAAGCACACTACCGATTTGATCAATACCGAAAATCGTTTGATCATTTTTATCGGCGCGGCGGTAGGCGCATTTTTGGGCTCGCATTTGGTTGGAGTCTTAGAGAATCCCAGCCAATTACCGCATTTTAGTTTAGTTTATTTTATGGGGAATAAAACTATCGTTGGCGGCTTTTTGGGTGGCTTAATAGGAGTGGAGCTTACCAAAAAGAAAATAGGCGTCACAGTGTCTTCTGGCGATATGATGGTTTATCCATTAATATTAGCCATGATCATCGGCCGTATTGGCTGTTTTTGGGCCGGATTGGAAGATGGTACTTTCGGAATCGCTTCCAACCTGCCCTGGGCTATTGATTTTGGCGATGGTATCCGCAGGCATCCCACTAATTTATACGAAATTCTATTTTGGATAGCGCTTTGGATAGGTCTATACATTACCGAGAAACGTTTTACGCTGGCCAACGGTGCCCGGTTTAAAATATTAATGGTGGCTTACCTATTGTTCAGGTTCATGATCGAGTTTATTAAACCCGATTACTTTTTTAGCTTTGGCTTGGGCGTAATACAGTTAGTTTGTTTGGGCGGGATTTTGTATTATTATAAACTATTTCTACATCCTGAAAAACTGATTGAAAATTATGCCTGAGCGCCCGTATATTTATTATGATTTTACCA
Proteins encoded in this window:
- a CDS encoding prolipoprotein diacylglyceryl transferase — encoded protein: MHFPINIHIGSFSIPVHLVCETMAYFLGYRYYAYLRKHTTDLINTENRLIIFIGAAVGAFLGSHLVGVLENPSQLPHFSLVYFMGNKTIVGGFLGGLIGVELTKKKIGVTVSSGDMMVYPLILAMIIGRIGCFWAGLEDGTFGIASNLPWAIDFGDGIRRHPTNLYEILFWIALWIGLYITEKRFTLANGARFKILMVAYLLFRFMIEFIKPDYFFSFGLGVIQLVCLGGILYYYKLFLHPEKLIENYA
- a CDS encoding Maf family protein, with translation MNSTIPSVILASKSPRRQELLTLMNINFRVVLKDVDESYPEGLTPQEIALYIAEKKCRAFDELIEDEVVVTADTIVSIDNQILGKPETPEHAVAMLQTLSGRKHQVITGVCILYKQQYNLFYDVSDVLFRVMSDEEINFYVDRYQPMDKAGAYGIQEWIGLTGIVKIDGSYTNVVGLPTEKLYQALVKLK